A genomic stretch from Chitinophagaceae bacterium includes:
- the uvrB gene encoding excinuclease ABC subunit UvrB translates to MPFKLHSPYAPAGDQPQAIQQLTEGILNGEKYQTLLGVTGSGKTFTMANVIQNVQKPTLVLTHNKTLVAQLYGEFKQFFPDNAVGYFVSYYDYYQPEAYMPVSGTYIEKDLSINEELDKLRLQATSELLSGRRDIIVVASVSCIYGMGNPIDFENGIIRIEKKQTLSRQGFLHSLVNSLYNRSQGDFTRGTFRVKGDTVDINLPYVDFGYRITFFGDDIEEIETIDVKLGKRISKVENAAIFPANLYIAPKDRMQEIIYEIQDEAAAQVEYFKSTGKYIEAQRLKERTDYDLEMIRELGYCNGIENYSRFFDRRYPGTRPYCLLDYFPKDYLMMVDESHQTIPQVSGMYGGDRSRKLILVDYGFRLPSALDNRPQNFHEFESLINQVVFVSATPDDYEMEKTGGVLVEQVVRPTGLLDPPIEIRPSVNQIDDLLDEIDKRIKKGDRVLVTTLTKRMAEEMDKYLARINIKSKYIHSEVDTLERIEILRQLRLGTIDVLVGVNLLREGLDLPEVSLVAILDADKEGFLRNEKSLTQTAGRAARNVDGLVIFYADKMTESMRRTIEETNRRREKQIEFNIKHGITPKTIIKSVEQVMQQTSVLDIKGYDTSKPYAMAPDGELVSAAAEEQELYQSIPQVEKAIAQTKKQMEKAARDLDFMEAARLRDEMFRMQKELEEMKK, encoded by the coding sequence ATGCCGTTCAAACTTCATTCACCATACGCACCCGCAGGCGATCAGCCACAGGCCATTCAGCAACTTACCGAAGGAATTCTGAATGGAGAAAAATACCAGACCCTGCTCGGTGTTACCGGCAGCGGTAAAACATTTACCATGGCCAATGTCATTCAGAATGTGCAGAAACCAACACTGGTGCTGACACATAACAAAACACTGGTGGCACAATTGTATGGTGAGTTCAAACAGTTTTTTCCTGATAATGCAGTCGGCTATTTTGTAAGCTATTACGATTACTATCAGCCAGAAGCATATATGCCCGTGAGCGGCACTTACATTGAAAAAGATCTCAGCATTAATGAAGAACTCGATAAACTCAGACTGCAGGCAACAAGTGAGTTGTTAAGCGGTCGAAGAGATATTATAGTAGTAGCCAGCGTAAGTTGCATCTATGGTATGGGTAACCCCATTGATTTTGAAAACGGAATTATCCGCATCGAGAAAAAACAAACACTTTCAAGACAGGGATTTTTACATTCACTGGTTAACAGTTTGTACAACCGTTCGCAGGGTGATTTTACAAGAGGAACATTCAGAGTGAAAGGCGATACGGTTGATATCAATTTGCCGTATGTTGATTTCGGTTACCGCATTACCTTCTTTGGCGATGATATTGAAGAAATTGAAACCATTGATGTAAAGTTGGGCAAGCGCATTTCAAAAGTGGAGAACGCTGCCATCTTTCCTGCCAACTTATACATTGCACCCAAAGACAGGATGCAGGAAATCATTTATGAAATTCAGGATGAAGCAGCGGCACAGGTTGAATATTTTAAGAGCACCGGAAAATATATTGAAGCACAGCGTTTGAAAGAACGCACCGATTATGATTTAGAAATGATCCGTGAGCTGGGTTACTGCAATGGCATTGAAAACTATTCAAGGTTTTTTGATCGCAGATATCCCGGCACCAGACCTTATTGTCTGCTCGATTATTTTCCGAAAGATTATTTGATGATGGTTGATGAAAGTCATCAAACCATTCCGCAGGTGAGTGGTATGTATGGCGGCGACAGAAGCAGGAAACTGATTTTGGTTGATTATGGGTTCCGTTTGCCGAGTGCATTGGATAACCGTCCGCAAAACTTTCATGAGTTTGAAAGCCTCATTAACCAGGTGGTATTTGTAAGTGCCACACCTGATGATTATGAAATGGAAAAGACAGGAGGTGTACTGGTTGAACAGGTTGTACGGCCAACAGGATTATTAGATCCGCCGATTGAAATCCGTCCAAGTGTCAATCAGATTGATGACTTATTGGATGAAATTGATAAACGCATTAAGAAGGGCGATCGTGTACTGGTAACCACACTTACCAAACGGATGGCAGAGGAAATGGATAAATACCTGGCACGCATCAACATCAAATCAAAATACATTCACAGCGAAGTGGATACACTGGAGCGAATTGAAATTCTTCGTCAGCTTCGTTTAGGAACAATTGATGTGCTGGTAGGTGTAAACTTATTACGTGAAGGATTGGATCTGCCTGAAGTTTCATTGGTTGCAATATTGGATGCAGACAAAGAAGGTTTCCTGCGCAATGAAAAAAGCTTAACGCAAACTGCAGGCCGTGCTGCAAGAAATGTGGATGGTCTCGTTATTTTCTATGCCGATAAGATGACGGAAAGCATGCGCCGCACCATTGAAGAAACCAACAGAAGAAGAGAAAAGCAAATTGAGTTTAATATCAAACATGGCATTACACCCAAAACAATCATCAAAAGTGTTGAGCAGGTGATGCAGCAAACTTCTGTGCTTGATATCAAAGGATACGATACATCCAAGCCATACGCTATGGCTCCTGATGGTGAGTTAGTGAGTGCAGCTGCTGAAGAACAGGAACTGTACCAAAGCATTCCGCAGGTGGAGAAAGCCATTGCCCAAACCAAAAAGCAAATGGAGAAGGCAGCCCGTGATCTTGATTTTATGGAAGCAGCAAGGCTGAGAGATGAGATGTTCAGGATGCAGAAAGAGCTTGAAGAGATGAAGAAATAA
- a CDS encoding caspase family protein: MKTVILSLLFICKLAAGFTQQPELVLPVGHTGSLTGTLITPDQKFIVTASEDGTAKIWNNRTGKLRFNLVLHSGSVTDIAMSKDGSFIILGSGDGTYSKWEIATGKLLYHSLKAAPIEQLFLLSGDSVLILQKPLTLVRSYMKEGIEDEIFAGDNSQFIKLFTVSPDKKTVALYREFDGLCFYETENFEMLASTDRVTADSGYYEMSLVVPRTIFFLNNQTVALLCEKKVTAFFNAGNARQLYLNERGMTDVEKTPDGKYAVLLHARKDSVTVIDLMKQQPVIAVPLSKVAWVVYKFTATDSSFIIETDKTQEEYSRTGEVVATRNLKENPAEESNDMFKGKVEALKKTFMSQDGNYIFELRTSQINYWKVKVGRSIRFPTQEGYNSLQDIYLTADPGKVILRYYSSFGLYDLEKEQMLYHQELDKIHDLILNQAKTELVGSVNERWIVKWNISTGMLLNQLQLPVKLNTIAVSADGQLLAGIKEERNNDSIQVWNFVSGELVTAFERPGQYIEGGWVVVYTPNYKPIIEFSENANYLFYSKGDRGELGAVKLPFWEKYGTEDSAYNPDPTEQYVPDSYYSSRLNIIQQPNTPVIFVSRFLPESPDQKIVVYDYVEGKNKFELVYPDFHRVLTYSLSKNSLYTATSKELLVWNISSGKLVRKYALPPGFDAVMYYEESNKLIIKSNDRIGVMEPGSTKPAYYLSTLTSGDFIVYRSDRYYLVTPSAVRLLAWKSENQFYDFDQWDIQYNRPDKVIESLDNPKSLLAAAYYKAYLKRLKKTGINESIFRPGLKVPVTTILEPVEDGQVVNTSRIVLKVNCKDLEASSTIVSVYVTINDVPLYGNGGLKPAKPAPEWELSVPVLLTGGNNKISISCFNNKGVESMHEQVSVIYQPKETISGTVHFIGIGINQFKDSKHNLQWCVKDIRDLALKFKEKYGSSIIIDTLFDQNVTLANVQSLKEKLLQTNINDKVIIAYSGHGLLSKQYDYYLSSFDVNFSKPEENGIAYEEIENLLDSIPARKKLLLLDACHSGEVDKEEMLVMQTAKTKAGNKGLIMNRGSEEETTETKTVGLQNSFELMQSLFVNVGKGTGTTIISAAGGVQFAQERNELRNGVFTYSLLEALSKNKTIRISELKKYVGLRVEQLTDGMQKPTTRNELKDFDWNVW, from the coding sequence ATGAAAACTGTTATACTATCCCTGTTATTTATTTGCAAACTCGCAGCAGGATTTACACAGCAACCCGAACTGGTTTTGCCTGTTGGTCATACTGGTAGTTTGACGGGCACTTTAATTACCCCTGATCAAAAATTTATTGTTACAGCATCAGAAGATGGAACAGCCAAAATCTGGAACAATCGAACCGGCAAACTCCGGTTCAACCTTGTACTTCATTCCGGGTCTGTTACAGATATAGCAATGAGTAAAGATGGGAGTTTTATTATACTCGGATCCGGAGATGGCACTTATTCTAAATGGGAGATTGCCACCGGGAAACTTTTGTATCATTCCCTTAAAGCTGCACCCATTGAACAGCTTTTTCTCTTGTCGGGCGATAGTGTTTTGATTTTGCAAAAACCATTAACCCTGGTTCGTTCTTATATGAAAGAAGGTATAGAAGACGAAATTTTTGCGGGCGACAATTCTCAATTCATCAAATTATTTACAGTTAGTCCCGATAAAAAAACAGTTGCTCTTTACAGAGAGTTTGATGGGCTTTGTTTTTATGAAACAGAAAATTTCGAAATGCTTGCTTCTACCGATCGGGTTACTGCGGATAGTGGTTACTATGAGATGTCACTTGTGGTTCCCCGAACCATTTTTTTTCTGAATAATCAAACCGTTGCTTTACTCTGTGAAAAAAAAGTTACTGCCTTTTTTAACGCAGGAAATGCACGTCAACTATATCTCAATGAGCGTGGAATGACAGATGTTGAAAAAACTCCAGATGGCAAATATGCGGTTCTGCTTCATGCAAGAAAGGATTCTGTTACTGTGATTGATTTAATGAAGCAGCAACCGGTAATAGCTGTCCCGCTTTCAAAAGTAGCATGGGTGGTTTATAAGTTTACTGCAACAGATTCTTCATTTATCATTGAAACAGATAAAACACAGGAAGAATATTCTCGAACAGGTGAAGTCGTCGCCACCAGAAACCTAAAAGAAAACCCGGCAGAAGAATCTAATGACATGTTTAAAGGAAAAGTAGAAGCTCTGAAAAAAACATTCATGAGCCAAGACGGGAACTATATTTTTGAGTTGAGGACATCTCAAATTAATTATTGGAAAGTGAAGGTGGGCCGTAGTATACGTTTCCCTACGCAGGAAGGATATAATTCGCTTCAGGATATTTATCTCACCGCCGACCCCGGCAAGGTAATTTTGAGATATTACAGCTCGTTCGGATTATATGATTTGGAAAAAGAACAAATGCTTTATCATCAGGAGTTAGATAAAATTCACGATCTTATTTTAAATCAGGCAAAGACGGAACTTGTTGGATCAGTTAATGAGCGATGGATTGTTAAATGGAATATTTCAACTGGTATGTTGCTGAATCAACTGCAGTTGCCTGTGAAATTAAATACCATTGCTGTTTCAGCCGATGGACAATTGCTGGCTGGTATAAAGGAAGAGCGAAACAATGACAGTATTCAGGTATGGAATTTTGTGAGCGGTGAGCTTGTTACTGCTTTTGAACGGCCTGGTCAGTATATAGAAGGCGGCTGGGTTGTTGTTTATACACCAAACTATAAACCTATCATTGAATTTTCAGAGAATGCAAATTATCTCTTTTACAGTAAGGGGGATCGGGGAGAATTGGGTGCAGTAAAGTTGCCTTTTTGGGAAAAGTACGGAACTGAAGATTCGGCTTACAATCCAGATCCAACGGAACAGTATGTGCCGGATAGCTATTACTCTTCACGCCTAAATATTATTCAACAACCCAACACTCCCGTCATTTTTGTATCCCGTTTTTTGCCTGAATCTCCCGATCAGAAAATAGTTGTTTACGATTATGTTGAGGGAAAAAATAAGTTTGAGCTTGTCTATCCGGATTTTCATCGTGTTCTTACTTACAGCTTATCAAAAAATAGTTTATATACTGCTACGTCAAAAGAATTGCTTGTATGGAATATAAGTTCGGGTAAACTTGTACGCAAATATGCTTTGCCACCCGGATTTGACGCAGTAATGTATTATGAAGAAAGTAATAAGCTGATCATAAAATCCAATGATCGGATTGGTGTAATGGAACCGGGCAGTACAAAGCCTGCGTACTATCTGTCAACACTTACCTCCGGTGATTTTATTGTTTACCGCAGCGACCGTTATTACCTGGTTACTCCTTCAGCTGTTCGTTTGCTGGCCTGGAAATCAGAAAATCAGTTTTATGATTTTGATCAATGGGATATTCAGTATAATCGCCCCGATAAAGTAATTGAATCATTAGACAATCCGAAATCTTTACTGGCAGCAGCTTATTATAAAGCCTATTTAAAGAGACTAAAGAAAACGGGTATCAATGAAAGTATATTTCGTCCGGGGTTAAAAGTTCCGGTAACAACCATTCTTGAACCCGTTGAAGACGGACAGGTTGTGAATACCAGCAGAATTGTTTTAAAAGTAAATTGTAAAGACCTGGAAGCGTCATCAACCATTGTGTCTGTATATGTAACAATTAATGATGTCCCATTGTATGGTAACGGAGGTTTAAAGCCGGCAAAGCCGGCTCCGGAATGGGAACTTTCTGTTCCTGTTTTATTGACCGGCGGTAATAATAAAATTTCAATTTCCTGTTTTAATAATAAAGGAGTTGAATCAATGCATGAGCAGGTATCAGTAATTTATCAACCAAAAGAAACTATTTCAGGCACGGTTCACTTTATCGGCATTGGTATTAATCAATTTAAAGACAGTAAACATAACCTGCAATGGTGTGTAAAAGATATCAGAGATCTGGCATTGAAGTTTAAAGAAAAGTACGGCAGCAGTATCATCATTGATACACTGTTTGATCAAAACGTTACACTCGCCAATGTGCAGTCTCTCAAAGAAAAACTGCTGCAAACAAATATCAACGATAAGGTAATCATTGCCTATTCTGGTCATGGGTTGTTATCAAAACAGTACGATTACTATTTATCCTCCTTTGATGTAAACTTCAGCAAACCGGAAGAAAACGGTATTGCCTATGAAGAAATTGAAAACCTGCTGGACAGTATTCCTGCCAGGAAAAAGTTATTACTGCTCGACGCCTGCCACAGCGGTGAAGTGGATAAGGAAGAAATGCTGGTAATGCAAACAGCAAAAACAAAAGCAGGCAATAAAGGATTAATCATGAACCGTGGCTCGGAAGAGGAAACAACAGAAACAAAAACAGTTGGACTGCAAAACAGCTTTGAGCTGATGCAATCCCTGTTTGTAAATGTTGGTAAAGGAACTGGAACCACTATTATTTCAGCTGCCGGCGGGGTTCAGTTTGCCCAGGAACGCAATGAACTGCGCAATGGAGTTTTCACCTACAGTTTGCTCGAAGCCCTGAGCAAAAACAAAACTATCCGGATATCAGAATTGAAAAAATATGTGGGACTTCGGGTGGAACAGCTCACTGATGGAATGCAAAAACCCACCACCCGTAACGAGTTGAAGGATTTTGACTGGAATGTTTGGTAA